GTTTCAATAGCTTTTTTGGAACATTCTCATTTTTCCAGCTTGACAAGAAGTTAAGAAGACTATAATTTTTATAAATTAGATTTTATTTTTTATTTCCCTTGGCATTTTTTGCGGAGATTCGCAATTTGAACACTGATTTCAAGAAACATCGCACCTCTCTAACGCTATTGGTTCTTGCAGCAGCCCTGCTGCAGGCTTCCTGTACACCGGCCCCGTCCGGCGCTCCGTCCTATGCTCTAAAACAACAGCTGCAGCAGCTCAAACAGCAACAGCAGGAGCAGGCCCAGCAACTACAGCAACTGCAACAGCAGCTGGCCAGCCTGCAGCTACAACCGGCCATGGTTCCGCCTTCGGCCAATACTGGATTGAACGCTCAGCAGCCGGCTGCGACCCCAGCCCTGCCCGGCTCCCAGGCAGCACAACCCTCGCTGATAACAGTGGCGCCCGGCACCAGTGAAGCTTCGGAAGTGGCCGCTTCGGCATCGACTTACCTGAGCGCGTTTTCCAACCTGGCCATGGGCCGTTATGCCGAGGCCGAAAGCGGGTTTGCAGCGTTTTTGTCCAGCTATCCGGACCATCAATACGCCTCCAACGCACGCTTCTGGCTGGCCAATGCCCAAGCTGCCGAAAACAAAACCGCCCTGGCGGTTGCCAACCTGAAACAGATTGTCGCCAGCCCGCAGGGGCAGGACAAAGCCCCGGCAGCCATGCTTCAGCTGATCAGGATTTATCGTCAGACCGGGTTGACCGGACAGGCAGAGACAACCATTGCACAGTTGCGAACCAGCTATCCCGACAGCCCTGAAGCGCAACAATTTATCCAGAGCGACACCCCTGCTCAGTAGCAGGCGTCACACTCTATTTTTTGAGAGGGAACAGATGATACGGACACTTTTTCGCTGGTTATTGCTGCTTGCGTTGCTGTCGGCCATTTGCGGTCCCGGTATGGCCGCCGCTGAAGAAGGTCAGATTTATACAATCAAAAAGGGGGATACCCTGTGGGATCTCTCCAAACGCTTTATTGACGATCCCTACTACTGGCCCAATGTCTGGGCTAAAAACCCGGCCATCACCAATCCGCACCTGATCTTTCCAGGGCAAAAAATCCGCATTCTCGACGGCCGCCTGGAAATCGTTCCGGCCTACACCGAAGGGGAAAGCGCAGCCCAGCCCGACCAGACGCCAACCATTACCGGGCCGGCCACAAAAGCCGCGGCGGGGGAGATGATCCAGATCAGAACCTCGAGCAAAGGCAACGGCTTTATTCTGACCGATGAGCAACCTCTCGGGATTCTGGCGGATACCACTGACAACCGGGTGCTGATCAGTAAAAATGACCTGGTCTTCGTGAAAATGACCGACCCGTCCGATGTCACGGTCGGAGACACCTACGGACTCTATGAACGGGGTGATAAAGTCATCCATCCTGTCACCGGCGAATCGATCGGCACCATGATGCAGAATCTCGGGGCGCTGCAGGTCACCGAAATCAACGGAGGCACGGTGACCGCCAAGATCATCATCGCTTTCCGCGAAATCGAGCGCGGCGCTGAGCTGTTCGAGTATGTGCCAGTGCAACGGGACATCACCCTGCAGCGGGCGGAAACACCGGCTCCGGGAGTCATTGTTGCGGGCCGTGATGAACGCAGCACAATGTCGACCAATGACGTGATTTTCATCGACCGCGGCAGCAACGACGGGGTGAAGACCGGCAATCTGTTCTATATTTCCCGGCCGCGGCAGGTTTCCAAGGAACTTTTTAAACAGGCCGGCGACTTGGTCTTGCCCGATGAAGTCCTCGGCGCTGCGATCACTGTGGATACCAGGGCCACCACCGCAACGGCCGTCATCATCAAAAGCGTTAAGGAAGCTTTCCCCGGTGACCAGACTGAGATGGTCACCGACTGACGCCTGAACCAGGCGGAGATTCTATTGCACGGAAAAAAGGATTGAAGTCTCTTCAATCCTTTTTCTCTGTCAGCTCATCGTAATGCCATACCATTCGGAGGGGGAATGGACCGTTCAACAATTGCTTTGCTCAGGCTGCACCTGACCAATGGACTCGGTCGGGTAGCCCTGCTCAAACTTCACCACCACTTCGGCAGTTTCGTTGCCGCCAGCACCGCTTCCGCCACAGCCTGGCAAGAGGCCGGGGTCAGTCCGCGCCTGCATGGAGGCATTCCGCCGGAACATGATCACGTCCTTCAGGACACCCTGCGCATTCTCGAGAAACTGGAGATCAGGCTGCTCAGCTTCTGGGATGCGGATTATCCGCCCCTGCTGCGGGAAATTTACGATCCGCCCGCCCTGCTCTACCTGCGCGGAACGCTGCCGCAGCAAGACTGTTTCGCCATTGTCGGTTCCCGTCAGGCGTCCGACCCGGGAACCCGCTTCACCAGAGACTTGGCCGAACAATTGGCGCAGCGCGATATCTGCATTGTCAGCGGCTTGGCCCGCGGCATCGACGCTGCGGCGCATCGCGGTGCCCTTGCTGCCCAGGGCAGCACGATTGCGGTACTGGGCTGCGGCATCGACCGGGCCTACCCGAGGGAAAACGCCGACCTGTTCGCAGAGATCATCAACGCCAACGCGGTGATCAGTGAGTATCCGCCCGGCACCCCGCCCCTGGCCGGCTATTTTCCCGGCCGCAACCGCATCATCAGCGGCCTGTCGCGCGGGGTGCTGATTGTCGAAGCAACGGAAAAAAGCGGTTCATTGATCACCGGCGAGTTCGCCCTTGAACAGGGGCGGGAACTGTTCGCCGCGCCCGGAGCGGTTTACCGGGCCAACAGCCGGGGGGTCAACCGACTGCTCAAAGAGGGGGCGCAGCTGGTCACCGAAGCCGAGGATATCCTGCAGCTGTTGTGGCCCGGCCAACCCACCAGAAAACAGCGGGACGGCGCTGCCTCCTTCGCCGCAAGCCTGCCGGAAACAACCCGCGCGGTCTTTCAAAAACTCGGCGATGAACCGCTGCACAGCGACGAAATCGCGCGGAAATGCGGCTTGACTCCCATGGAGCTTTCCGCTATTTTACTCGACTTGGAGCTTCAAGGTGGAGTCCAAGCACTTCCGGGAAACCATTATATACGCAATCGGTTGTAATTCTTTTCCGTTCAATCAGCCGAAATCATAACTCTGTTGGAGGGTCCTTGCGTGAGCGCGTCCTGGCGATCGTCAATCTGATCGCTCAATATGTTTTAGGTGCAGAAGACAGCCCGATCAATGAGCAGGAGCTGGTTGCCGAACTGATGTCGGTGGGCTACGAAGCCGACGAAATCAGTGATGCCTTTTCCTGGATGGAAACGATCGCCCTGCAGCCTGCCGCCGAGCAACCCGCCGTCGACCCGCTGCTGAACATGGCCACCTACCGAACCTACAGCGACCAGGAACAGCAACTGCTCAGCAAAGAAGCCCGTGGTTTTCTGACCAAAATTCGCGCCATGGGATTACTGAACGACGAGGTCCAGGAAGAGATCATCGAGCGGGCCCTGCGTTCTGCAGAAGATCCGATCAATGAACAGGAGATCAAACTGATCGCGATTCTGACCCTGCTGTCCCGCTCGAGCAGCCTCTGGCTCAGGGAAATAGATTGCTTCCTTGAAAATGACTGGACTCGCATCTATCATTAAGAGCAGACCGGGTTGCGCAGATACCGCAACCCTTTTTATTTTGTGTTCCACACTGTCAACGGAACGAAAGCACTGAGGAGAAGATGGCACAATCACTGGTTATCGTCGAATCGCCGGCAAAAGCAAAGACAATCGAGAAATTTCTTGGCAAGGGGTACAAGGTCCTGGCCTCATACGGTCACGTTCGGGCTCTGCCAAGTAAACAGGGGTCGGTTGATGTCGATGATAATTTCAAACCCAAATACCAGGTTCTGCCGGACAGCACCAAGCAGATCGCCCTGCTGAAAAAAGAGGTTGCGAAAAGCAGTGAACTGATTCTCGCAACTGACCTTGACCGCGAAGGGGAAGCTATCGCCTGGCACCTGTTGGAAGCTCTCGGCATCGATGAGAATTCCAGCAAACCGGAAGTCAAGCGAGTCACCTTTCATGAAATCACCCAGACCGCGATCAGCGAAGCGATGGCCCACCCGCGCAAGATCGCCCGCGATCTGGTCGATGCCCAACAGGCCCGCTCCATCCTTGACTATCTGGTCGGGTTCAACCTGTCGCCCTTCCTCTGGAAGAAGATCCGCTACGGACTGTCCGCCGGCCGCGTGCAATCGGTGGCGTTGCGGCTGATCTGCGAACGCGAAGATGAAATCGAGGCGTTTAAGCCGCGCGAATACTGGACCATTGAAGCCCTGCTCAGCAACACCGCGCAGAACAGTTTCAGCGCCAAGCTGCACAGCTGCGACGGCAACAAGCTCGGCAAGTTCGATATCGCCGACGAGGCCAAAGCCGCTGCCATCATGGCCGAGCTGGAAAGCGCCAGTTTTGCTGTCACCTCCCTGGAAAAAAAGGAGCGTAAACGCAACCCGGCGCCGCCCTTTACCACCAGTACCCTGCAACAGGAAGCCAGCCGCAAGCTCGGCTTTTCTGCCCGCAAAACCATGAGCGTGGCGCAAAAACTCTACGAGGGGATCCAGGTTGAGGACGGTACCCATGGTCTGATCACCTACATGCGAACCGACTCCGTCGCCCTCTCCGACCTGGCCACCAGCGAAGCCCACGACGTGATTTGCCAGCTGTACGATGCGTCCTACGCGCTCAAAAAGCCCCGGGTGTTCCGCAACAAAAGCAAAAACGCCCAGGAAGCCCACGAAGCGATCCGCCCGACCTCCATTGCCCGGACCCCGGCCCAGGTCAAAGCCTTTTTAAGTTCCGATCAACTACGTTTGTACGAGTTGATCTGGAAACGGACCGTCGCCTCGCAAATGGCCCAGGCCATCTTTGACGCCACCAGCGTCGATATTGCGGCGGGCGAGCGCTACGGTTTCCGGGCCACCGGTCAGGTCATCCGCTTCCCGGGCTTTATGGCCCTGTATATCGAAGGGACCGATGACAGTGACGATGAAAACAAGGAAGGGTTGTTGCCGGCGCTGGAGGAAGGTGAGCAGCTGAACAAACAGCAGCTGACCCCGGAGCAGCATTTCACCCAGCCGCCGCCCCGTTTCACCGAGGCCAGCCTGGTCAAGACCCTTGAGGAATACGGCATCGGCCGGCCTTCGACCTATGCCAGCATCATGAACACCCTGGTCACCCGTAAATATGTGCGTCTGGAAAAAAGAACCTTCTTCCCGGAAGACACCGGCCGGGTGGTCACCAAACTGCTGACCGACCATTTCAGCCAGTATGTCGACTATGACTTCACCGCCGAGCTAGAAGAGGAACTGGACGCCATTTCCCGCGGCGAGCAGGCCTGGACTCCAGCGATCAAAGGGTTCTGGGATCCCTTCATCGCCCTGCTACGGCGCAAGGATCAGGAAGTCAGCAAGGCGGATGTGACCACGGAAAAAACCGACAAGGTCTGCCCGGATTGCGGCAAAGAGCTGGTCATCAAACTCGGTCGTTCAGGACGTTTTCTGGCCTGCTCCGGGTTTCCCGACTGTCGGCATACCGAGCCCCTCAACGGCGAGACCAAGGAGGTCGAGGAACCGGTCTTTTCCGAGGAAAAGTGCGACAAGTGCGGCGCCCAGATGCTGATTAAAACCGGCCGTTATGGGAAATTCCTGGCCTGCAGCGCCTATCCGAGTTGCAAGAACATTCAACCCCTGGAAAAACCCAAGTCCCTGGGCATCACCTGTCCGAGCTGCAACGAAGGGGAAATGATGGAGAAGAAAAGCCGCTACGGCAAGATTTTCTACTCCTGTAATCGTTATCCCCAGTGCAAATATGCGCTGTGGAATCCGCCCAAGGCGGAAGCCTGTCCCAAATGCGGCTGGCCGGTCACCGAGATTAAAACGACCAAACGCTGGGGGACAGTCCAACGCTGCCCGCAGGAAAGCTGCGACTGGGAAAAAGAACTGATTCCGCCGGAGAAAAAAGCCCCGGCCAAGAAAACCGCCAAAAAGCCCGCGGCGAAAAAGACTGCAGCAAAAAAAGTCTGAACCAGCGGTTACTGTTATAATAACGACCGGCCGGGAGCGCATTTTGCCTTCGGCCGGTTTCCTGTTTTTAGAGGACGACAAAGCTATGGAGATCACAATTATCGGCGCTGGCCTGGCTGGCTGCGAAGCGGCCTGGCAGGCTGCCAAAGCAGGTTGCCGGGTCAAACTCTTCGAAATGAAGCCGGAGCAGTATTCGCCTGCCCATCAGAGCGAACAGCTGGCCGAACTGGTCTGCTCAAACAGCCTGCGCGGCAGCGGCATGAACAATGCTGTCGGCTGCCTGAAAGAGGAACTGCGCCGGATCGGCTCCCTGTTCATGGCCGCTGCCGATGCCACGGCCGTTCCGGCCGGTGGCGCACTCGCCGTTGATCGGGAGGAATTTTCCGCCTATATCACGGCTAAAATCGCTGCCGAACCGAATATCGAGCTGATCCGTCGGGAGGTCACCCGCCTGCCCGAGACTGGACTGACCATCCTGGCCAGCGGCCCGCTGACCTCGACCGCGCTGTCCGCTGAGCTGGCCCGACTGACCGGCGCCGAGCACCTCTATTTCTACGACGCCATTGCGCCGATTGTCGAATTCGAGTCCATCAATTTCGAGCATGCCTGGCGCGCGTCACGCTACGACAAAGGGGGCGACGATTACCTCAACTGTCCGCTCAACCGGGACCAGTACGACGCCTTTGTCCAGAATCTGCTCGACGCGGATAAAGTGAGCGGCCGGGAATTCGAAAAACTGATCCACTTCGAGGGTTGCATGCCCATCGAAGAGATGGCGGCCCGCGGCCCCCAGACCCTCGCCTTCGGGCCGATGAAGCCGGTCGGTCTGCCTGATCCGAAAACCGGGAAAATTCCCCATGCCGTGGTCCAGCTGCGCCAGGACAACCGTCACGCTTCCCTCTATAATATCGTCGGCTTCCAGACCCGCCTCACCTACCCGGAGCAGAAGCGCATCTTTCGCACCATTCCCGGATTGGAAGAGGCCCGCTTCGCACGGTTGGGGAGCATGCACCGCAACACCTTTATCAACGCACCCGTCTGCCTGAACAATGCCCTGCAATTCAAGCAGGCCCCGCATATCCTGGCCGCCGGCCAGCTGAGCGGCGTGGAAGGGTACGTCGAGTCCGCGGCCTGCGGTTTTCTGGCCGGCATATTTGCCGCGGCCCTGCTGCAGGAACAACCGGTTCCGGTGCCGCCCGCAGAAACCGCCCTCGGCGCACTGCTCGGCCACCTGAGCAGCGCAGCAAGCGATGATTTCCAGCCGATGAATATCAATTACGGTCTCTTCCCTCCTTTGGAAGGGCGTAAAATGAAACGCGCCGACCGGCGCCTGGCCATGGCCGAGCGCGCCCTGGCCGCCCTGCCACCCTGGTGGGAACGGGTCAACGCCACCCTGCTGAGCGAGAAAGGATAAACCGATGTCGGAACGAATTGTCCTGGCTTCGGCCTCCCCACGCCGACGCGCCTTGTTGGAGCAGATCGGTCTTGATTTTGATGTGGTCCCGAGCCGCACCGAAGAACTGGTGCACGCCGAGGAAACTCCGGAGCAACTGGTGGTCCGCCTGAGCCTGGAAAAAGCCGGCGACGTCGCGGCCAGGCCGGAGGTGGCCGGACGCTGGTTCATCGGCAGTGACACCATCGTCCTCTGCGGCGGACGGATTCTCGGCAAACCGCGCGACGCGGAAGATGCGGCCGCCATGCTTAGACAGCTTTCCGGCCGCGAACATCAGGTTCTCTCCGGATTCGCCGTCATCGACCGGCAGACCGGTCGGCAACGCCAGGAAGCGGTCTGCACCAGGGTCCGCTTCAGGGATTTGACAGATGACGAAATCACGCGCTACATTGCTACTGGCGAACCCGCCGATAAAGCCGGCGCATATGCCATCCAGGGGCTCGGGGTCTGTTTCGTGGCCGGCATCGAAGGGAGCTACAGCAACGTTGTCGGCCTGCCGCTCTGCCGCCTGACCCTGGTCCTGAAAGAACTCGGCGTCCCCCTGACTCTCTAGTTGTCATTCGGAATTTCTGGATGGAATAGTTCAGCTTTCAGACTGGAAACAAGCCATTTCCTTTTGGAGCAAAAAAATTAAGGACTGGCGCGGAGACGTACAGCGTTACGCGGTACAAGCAAATCCGCAGTTTGACGCCGTGACAACGAAAAAGAGCTGTTCCCCGGATGAAAAAAACCATCTAACCCGGAGCCATAGCGAATGAACCCCATCGCCGCAAATATCAAGGATATTCAAGAACGCATTGCGAACGCCTGCCGGACCAGCGGCCGCCCCCTTGACAAGGTCCGCCTGATTGCCGTTTCCAAGGTCAAACCCGCGGCCCTGATCGAGGAAGCCTACGCGGCCGGCCAGCGTCTGTTCGGCGAAAACTATGTGCAGGAATTCCGCGATAAGCAGGAACAGGTCACAGCGCCGGTCGAATGGCATTTCATCGGTGCCCTGCAAAGCAACAAAGTCAAATACCTGAAAGACTCGGTCCACATGATTC
This genomic window from Pelobacter seleniigenes DSM 18267 contains:
- a CDS encoding tetratricopeptide repeat protein, whose protein sequence is MNTDFKKHRTSLTLLVLAAALLQASCTPAPSGAPSYALKQQLQQLKQQQQEQAQQLQQLQQQLASLQLQPAMVPPSANTGLNAQQPAATPALPGSQAAQPSLITVAPGTSEASEVAASASTYLSAFSNLAMGRYAEAESGFAAFLSSYPDHQYASNARFWLANAQAAENKTALAVANLKQIVASPQGQDKAPAAMLQLIRIYRQTGLTGQAETTIAQLRTSYPDSPEAQQFIQSDTPAQ
- a CDS encoding LysM peptidoglycan-binding domain-containing protein; its protein translation is MIRTLFRWLLLLALLSAICGPGMAAAEEGQIYTIKKGDTLWDLSKRFIDDPYYWPNVWAKNPAITNPHLIFPGQKIRILDGRLEIVPAYTEGESAAQPDQTPTITGPATKAAAGEMIQIRTSSKGNGFILTDEQPLGILADTTDNRVLISKNDLVFVKMTDPSDVTVGDTYGLYERGDKVIHPVTGESIGTMMQNLGALQVTEINGGTVTAKIIIAFREIERGAELFEYVPVQRDITLQRAETPAPGVIVAGRDERSTMSTNDVIFIDRGSNDGVKTGNLFYISRPRQVSKELFKQAGDLVLPDEVLGAAITVDTRATTATAVIIKSVKEAFPGDQTEMVTD
- the dprA gene encoding DNA-processing protein DprA, yielding MDRSTIALLRLHLTNGLGRVALLKLHHHFGSFVAASTASATAWQEAGVSPRLHGGIPPEHDHVLQDTLRILEKLEIRLLSFWDADYPPLLREIYDPPALLYLRGTLPQQDCFAIVGSRQASDPGTRFTRDLAEQLAQRDICIVSGLARGIDAAAHRGALAAQGSTIAVLGCGIDRAYPRENADLFAEIINANAVISEYPPGTPPLAGYFPGRNRIISGLSRGVLIVEATEKSGSLITGEFALEQGRELFAAPGAVYRANSRGVNRLLKEGAQLVTEAEDILQLLWPGQPTRKQRDGAASFAASLPETTRAVFQKLGDEPLHSDEIARKCGLTPMELSAILLDLELQGGVQALPGNHYIRNRL
- a CDS encoding DUF494 family protein produces the protein MRERVLAIVNLIAQYVLGAEDSPINEQELVAELMSVGYEADEISDAFSWMETIALQPAAEQPAVDPLLNMATYRTYSDQEQQLLSKEARGFLTKIRAMGLLNDEVQEEIIERALRSAEDPINEQEIKLIAILTLLSRSSSLWLREIDCFLENDWTRIYH
- the topA gene encoding type I DNA topoisomerase codes for the protein MAQSLVIVESPAKAKTIEKFLGKGYKVLASYGHVRALPSKQGSVDVDDNFKPKYQVLPDSTKQIALLKKEVAKSSELILATDLDREGEAIAWHLLEALGIDENSSKPEVKRVTFHEITQTAISEAMAHPRKIARDLVDAQQARSILDYLVGFNLSPFLWKKIRYGLSAGRVQSVALRLICEREDEIEAFKPREYWTIEALLSNTAQNSFSAKLHSCDGNKLGKFDIADEAKAAAIMAELESASFAVTSLEKKERKRNPAPPFTTSTLQQEASRKLGFSARKTMSVAQKLYEGIQVEDGTHGLITYMRTDSVALSDLATSEAHDVICQLYDASYALKKPRVFRNKSKNAQEAHEAIRPTSIARTPAQVKAFLSSDQLRLYELIWKRTVASQMAQAIFDATSVDIAAGERYGFRATGQVIRFPGFMALYIEGTDDSDDENKEGLLPALEEGEQLNKQQLTPEQHFTQPPPRFTEASLVKTLEEYGIGRPSTYASIMNTLVTRKYVRLEKRTFFPEDTGRVVTKLLTDHFSQYVDYDFTAELEEELDAISRGEQAWTPAIKGFWDPFIALLRRKDQEVSKADVTTEKTDKVCPDCGKELVIKLGRSGRFLACSGFPDCRHTEPLNGETKEVEEPVFSEEKCDKCGAQMLIKTGRYGKFLACSAYPSCKNIQPLEKPKSLGITCPSCNEGEMMEKKSRYGKIFYSCNRYPQCKYALWNPPKAEACPKCGWPVTEIKTTKRWGTVQRCPQESCDWEKELIPPEKKAPAKKTAKKPAAKKTAAKKV
- the trmFO gene encoding methylenetetrahydrofolate--tRNA-(uracil(54)-C(5))-methyltransferase (FADH(2)-oxidizing) TrmFO, giving the protein MPSAGFLFLEDDKAMEITIIGAGLAGCEAAWQAAKAGCRVKLFEMKPEQYSPAHQSEQLAELVCSNSLRGSGMNNAVGCLKEELRRIGSLFMAAADATAVPAGGALAVDREEFSAYITAKIAAEPNIELIRREVTRLPETGLTILASGPLTSTALSAELARLTGAEHLYFYDAIAPIVEFESINFEHAWRASRYDKGGDDYLNCPLNRDQYDAFVQNLLDADKVSGREFEKLIHFEGCMPIEEMAARGPQTLAFGPMKPVGLPDPKTGKIPHAVVQLRQDNRHASLYNIVGFQTRLTYPEQKRIFRTIPGLEEARFARLGSMHRNTFINAPVCLNNALQFKQAPHILAAGQLSGVEGYVESAACGFLAGIFAAALLQEQPVPVPPAETALGALLGHLSSAASDDFQPMNINYGLFPPLEGRKMKRADRRLAMAERALAALPPWWERVNATLLSEKG
- a CDS encoding Maf family protein, with translation MSERIVLASASPRRRALLEQIGLDFDVVPSRTEELVHAEETPEQLVVRLSLEKAGDVAARPEVAGRWFIGSDTIVLCGGRILGKPRDAEDAAAMLRQLSGREHQVLSGFAVIDRQTGRQRQEAVCTRVRFRDLTDDEITRYIATGEPADKAGAYAIQGLGVCFVAGIEGSYSNVVGLPLCRLTLVLKELGVPLTL